The following are encoded together in the Phocoena sinus isolate mPhoSin1 chromosome 11, mPhoSin1.pri, whole genome shotgun sequence genome:
- the GMPPB gene encoding mannose-1-phosphate guanyltransferase beta isoform X3 translates to MKALILVGGYGTRLRPLTLSIPKPLVDFCNKPILLHQVEALAAAGVDHVILAVSYMSQVLEKEMKAQEQRLGIRISMSHEEEPLGTAGPLALARDLLSETADPFFVLNSDVICDFPFQAMVQFHRHHGQEGSILVTKVEEPSKYGVVVCEVDTGRIHRFVEKPQVFVSNKINAGMYILSPAVLRRIQLQPTSIEKEIFPVMAKEGQLYAMELQGFWMDIGQPKDFLTGMCLFLQSLRQKQPEQLCSGPGIVGNVLVDPSARIGENCSIGPNVSLGPGVVVEDGVCIRRCTVLRDAHIRSHSWLESCIVGWRCRVGQWVRMENVTVLGEDVIVNDELYLNGASVLPHKSIVLPVKS, encoded by the exons ATGAAGGCACTGATTTTGGTGGGTGGCTATGGGACGCGCCTGCGGCCGCTGACGCTAAGCATCCCGAAGCCGCTGGTGGACTTCTGCAATAAGCCCATCTTGCTGCACCAAGTGGAGGCGCTGGCCGCG GCCGGCGTGGACCACGTGATTCTGGCTGTGAGCTATATGTCTCAGGTGCTGGAGAAGGAAATGAAGGCGCAGGAGCAAAGG CTAGGAATCCGAATCTCTATGTCCCATGAAGAGGAGCCTTTAGGAACAG CTGGGCCCCTGGCACTGGCCCGTGACTTGCTCTCTGAGACTGCAGACCCTTTTTTCGTCCTCAACAGTGACGTGATCTGCGATTTCCCCTTTCAAGCCATGGTGCAGTTCCACCGGCACCATGGCCAGGAGGGCTCAATTCTG GTGACCAAAGTGGAGGAACCCTCTAAGTACGGTGTGGTGGTGTGTGAGGTGGACACAGGCCGCATTCACCGGTTCGTGGAGAAGCCGCAGGTGTTTGTGTCCAACAAGATCAACGCAGGCATGTACATCCTGAGCCCAGCAGTGCTACGGCGCATCCAG CTGCAGCCCACATCCATTGAGAAGGAGATCTTCCCTGTCATGGCCAAGGAGGGGCAGCTCTATGCCATGGAGTTGCAGG GCTTCTGGATGGACATTGGGCAGCCCAAGGATTTCCTCACTGGCATGTGCCTCTTCCTGCAGTCGCTGCGACAGAAGCAGCCTGAGCAACTGTGCTCAGGCCCCGGCATTGTGGGCAACGTGCTGGTG GACCCAAGTGCCCGTATTGGCGAGAACTGCAGCATTGGCCCTAATGTGAGTCTGGGTCCTGGTGTGGTGGTGGAGGATGGTGTGTGCATTCGGCGGTGCACGGTGCTGCGAGATGCCCACATTCGCTCTCACTCCTGGCTTGAGTCCTGCATTGTAGGCTGGCGCTGCCGCGTGGGCCAGTGG gtGCGCATGGAGAACGTGACAGTGCTGGGTGAGGACGTCATAGTTAACGACGAGCTCTACCTCAACGGGGCCAGTGTGCTGCCCCACAAGTCTATTG TCCTCCCAGTAAAGTCCTAG
- the GMPPB gene encoding mannose-1-phosphate guanyltransferase beta isoform X2, giving the protein MKALILVGGYGTRLRPLTLSIPKPLVDFCNKPILLHQVEALAAAGVDHVILAVSYMSQVLEKEMKAQEQRLGIRISMSHEEEPLGTAGPLALARDLLSETADPFFVLNSDVICDFPFQAMVQFHRHHGQEGSILVTKVEEPSKYGVVVCEVDTGRIHRFVEKPQVFVSNKINAGMYILSPAVLRRIQLQPTSIEKEIFPVMAKEGQLYAMELQGFWMDIGQPKDFLTGMCLFLQSLRQKQPEQLCSGPGIVGNVLVDPSARIGENCSIGPNVSLGPGVVVEDGVCIRRCTVLRDAHIRSHSWLESCIVGWRCRVGQWVRMENVTVLGEDVIVNDELYLNGASVLPHKSIGESVPEPRIIM; this is encoded by the exons ATGAAGGCACTGATTTTGGTGGGTGGCTATGGGACGCGCCTGCGGCCGCTGACGCTAAGCATCCCGAAGCCGCTGGTGGACTTCTGCAATAAGCCCATCTTGCTGCACCAAGTGGAGGCGCTGGCCGCG GCCGGCGTGGACCACGTGATTCTGGCTGTGAGCTATATGTCTCAGGTGCTGGAGAAGGAAATGAAGGCGCAGGAGCAAAGG CTAGGAATCCGAATCTCTATGTCCCATGAAGAGGAGCCTTTAGGAACAG CTGGGCCCCTGGCACTGGCCCGTGACTTGCTCTCTGAGACTGCAGACCCTTTTTTCGTCCTCAACAGTGACGTGATCTGCGATTTCCCCTTTCAAGCCATGGTGCAGTTCCACCGGCACCATGGCCAGGAGGGCTCAATTCTG GTGACCAAAGTGGAGGAACCCTCTAAGTACGGTGTGGTGGTGTGTGAGGTGGACACAGGCCGCATTCACCGGTTCGTGGAGAAGCCGCAGGTGTTTGTGTCCAACAAGATCAACGCAGGCATGTACATCCTGAGCCCAGCAGTGCTACGGCGCATCCAG CTGCAGCCCACATCCATTGAGAAGGAGATCTTCCCTGTCATGGCCAAGGAGGGGCAGCTCTATGCCATGGAGTTGCAGG GCTTCTGGATGGACATTGGGCAGCCCAAGGATTTCCTCACTGGCATGTGCCTCTTCCTGCAGTCGCTGCGACAGAAGCAGCCTGAGCAACTGTGCTCAGGCCCCGGCATTGTGGGCAACGTGCTGGTG GACCCAAGTGCCCGTATTGGCGAGAACTGCAGCATTGGCCCTAATGTGAGTCTGGGTCCTGGTGTGGTGGTGGAGGATGGTGTGTGCATTCGGCGGTGCACGGTGCTGCGAGATGCCCACATTCGCTCTCACTCCTGGCTTGAGTCCTGCATTGTAGGCTGGCGCTGCCGCGTGGGCCAGTGG gtGCGCATGGAGAACGTGACAGTGCTGGGTGAGGACGTCATAGTTAACGACGAGCTCTACCTCAACGGGGCCAGTGTGCTGCCCCACAAGTCTATTGGTGAGTCGGTGCCGGAGCCCCGCATCATCATGTGA
- the AMIGO3 gene encoding amphoterin-induced protein 3: MARLVLQGTLLCMLRIGLMSTLDSEGFLSPAPHNCPYKCVCAADLLSCAGLGLQDVPGALPAAAADLDLSHNALQRLRPGWLAPLSRLRALRLNHNELDALGPGVFTNASGLRLLDLSSNALRALGRHDLDGLGELKMLLLFNNRLAHLDKQAFHGLGALSRLYLGCNELASFSFSHLHGLGTTHLRTLDLSSNHLGRIPVPDLASLPAFLKNGLYLHNNPLPCDCRLYHLLQRWHQRGLSAVSDFAGEYTCLAFKVPTSRVRFFEHSRVFENCSAALARGLEQPEEQLHVQVGQSLRLHCNTSAPAVHIAWVSPQHELLVAPGSRNGSIAVRADGSLAISNVQPWHEGVFVCLATGPHLHHNQTHEYNVSVHFPHPEPDPFNTGFTTLLGCAVGLVLVLLYLFAPPCPGCRSCYHHTCRCHRWPRTPSPLQELSAQSSVLSTTPPDAPRRKASVHKHVVFLEPGRRSLNGRVQLAVAEDFDLHNPLGLRLKAGSESTSSTGSEGLVMT; this comes from the coding sequence ATGGCCCGGCTGGTGCTGCAGGGCACACTGCTGTGCATGCTGCGTATCGGATTAATGAGCACCCTGGACTCCGAGGGCTTCCTGTCCCCTGCGCCTCATAACTGTCCCTACAAATGTGTCTGCGCTGCCGACCTCCTGAGCTGCGCCGGCCTCGGGCTGCAGGATGTGCCGGGCGCGTTACCAGCTGCAGCTGCAGACCTCGACCTGAGCCACAATGCGCTGCAGCGCCTGCGCCCCGGCTGGTTGGCGCCCCTCTCCCGGCTCCGCGCCCTGCGTTTAAATCACAACGAGCTGGATGCGCTAGGTCCGGGAGTTTTCACCAATGCCAGCGGCCTGCGGCTGCTCGATTTATCATCTAACGCCCTGCGGGCCCTCGGCCGCCACGACCTCGACGGCCTAGGGGAGCTCAAGATGCTGCTTCTGTTCAATAACCGCCTGGCACACTTAGACAAGCAGGCCTTCCACGGCTTGGGCGCGCTCAGTCGTCTCTACCTGGGCTGCAATGAACTTGCGTCCTTCTCTTTCAGTCACCTGCACGGCCTGGGCACGACCCACCTACGTACTCTGGATCTCTCCTCCAACCACCTAGGACGCATCCCTGTACCTGACCTGGCTTCACTGCCAGCCTTTCTCAAGAACGGCCTTTACTTGCACAACAACCCATTACCCTGTGACTGCCGTCTCTACCACCTGCTGCAACGCTGGCACCAGCGGGGGCTCAGCGCTGTGAGCGACTTCGCGGGCGAGTACACATGCCTGGCCTTCAAGGTACCCACCTCCCGCGTGCGCTTCTTTGAGCACAGCCGTGTCTTTGAGAACTGCTCAGCTGCCCTGGCTCGGGGCCTAGAGCAGCCTGAAGAACAGCTGCATGTGCAGGTGGGGCAGTCCCTGAGGCTACACTGCAACACCAGCGCCCCAGCCGTGCACATTGCCTGGGTCTCGCcgcagcatgagctgcttgtggcACCAGGGTCTCGCAACGGCAGCATCGCAGTGCGGGCTGATGGCAGCCTGGCCATCAGCAACGTGCAGCCATGGCACGAGGGTGTCTTTGTGTGCCTGGCTACTGGACCCCACCTGCATCACAACCAGACACACGAGTACAACGTAAGTGTGCACTTTCCACACCCTGAACCTGACCCTTTCAACACGGGCTTCACCACGCTGCTGGGCTGCGCCGTGGGCCTGGTGCTCGTGCTGCTCTACCTGTTCGCGCCACCCTGCCCCGGCTGCCGCAGCTGCTACCATCACACCTGCCGCTGCCACCGCTGGCCCCGAACACCCAGCCCACTCCAGGAGCTGAGCGCACAGTCCTCAGTGCTCAGCACCACGCCGCCCGACGCACCGAGACGCAAGGCCAGTGTCCACAAGCACGTGGTCTTTCTGGAACCTGGCAGGAGAAGCCTCAATGGTCGTGTGCAGCTAGCAGTAGCTGAAGACTTTGATCTCCACAATCCCTTGGGCCTGCGGCTCAAGGCTGGCTCTGAGTCCACTAGCTCCACAGGCTCTGAGGGTCTGGTGATGACCTAG
- the IP6K1 gene encoding inositol hexakisphosphate kinase 1 isoform X2 — MLDGNSGLSSEKISHNPWSLRCHKQQLSRMRSESKDRKLYKFLLLENVVHHFKYPCVLDLKMGTRQHGDDASAEKAARQMRKCEQSTSATLGVRVCGMQVYQLDTGHYLCRNKYYGRGLSIEGFRNALYQYLHNGLDLRRDLFEPILSKLRGLKAVLERQASYRFYSSSLLVIYDGKECRSESYLDRRSEMRIKHLDTGLPEVAPSCGPSTSPSSTSPEVGPFSPPKVDVRMIDFAHSTFKGFRDDPTVHDGPDRGYVFGLENLISIMEQMRDENQ; from the exons ATGCTGGATGGCAACAGCGGTCTGAGTTCCGAGAAGATCAGCCACAACCCTTGGAGCCTGCGCTGTCACAAACAGCAGCTGAGCCGCATGCGCTCCGAGTCCAAGGACCGAAAACTCTACA AGTTCCTCCTGCTTGAGAACGTGGTGCACCACTTCAAGTATCCCTGTGTGCTGGACCTGAAGATGGGCACCCGGCAGCATGGTGATGATGCATCAGCTGAGAAGGCAGCCCGGCAGATGCGGAAGTGCGAGCAAAGTACGTCAGCTACGCTGGGTGTCAGGGTCTGTGGCATGCAG GTGTACCAGCTGGACACGGGGCATTACCTCTGCAGGAACAAGTACTATGGCCGTGGGCTCTCCATTGAAGGCTTCCGCAATGCCCTCTATCAGTACCTGCACAATGGCCTGGACCTGCGGCGTGACCTTTTTGAGCCCATCCTGAGCAAACTGCGAGGCCTGAAAGCTGTACTGGAGCGGCAGGCCTCCTACCGCTTCTACTCCAGTTCCCTGCTTGTCATCTATGATGGTAAGGAGTGCCGGTCTGAGTCTTACCTGGACCGCCGGTCCGAAATGCGTATCAAGCACCTGGACACAGGGCTCCCTGAGGTGGCACCATCCTGTGGCCCTAGCACCAGCCCCAGCAGCACCAGCCCCGAGGTGGGCCCCTTCTCTCCACCCAAGGTGGATGTCCGCATGATCGACTTTGCACACAGCACATTCAAGGGCTTCCGAGATGACCCCACTGTGCATGATGGGCCTGACCGAGGCTATGTGTTTGGCCTGGAGAACCTCATCAGCATCATGGAACAGATGCGGGACGAGAACCAGTAG